Below is a genomic region from Actinomyces weissii.
CACCAGCGGCTCCGGAAGCACCGGCACCGAGCTGCTCGAGCTGGTCACCCAGGTTGGCGACGCCGTCGCCGCCACGGCCCCTCAGGACAGGTAGGCGCCCTCCAGGTCGATGGCGGGCTCCAGCACGCTCCAGCCGTGGCGCTCCAGGGCCAGGCGCGTGCCCTGCTCCAGACGGGCCAGCACCAGCACCGTCGGTCCGGCCCCGGAGATCACCGCCGGATATCCCTGGTCGCGCAAGGAGTCCATGACAGCCATGGAGTCCGGCAGCACCCGGCGTCGGTACTGCTGGTGCAGGCGGTCCTCGGTCCCGGCCATCAGCAGGTCGGGGCGGCCCGCCAGGGCCAGCATCAGCACGGCCGCCCGGGCGGTGTTGAACAGGGCGTCGGCACGCGGCACCGCCGAGGGCAGGACCTTACGGGCCTCCTCCGTGGACAGGCGCGTGGACTCCGGAGGCACCAGGAGGCTCACGGGCAGGGAGGCGTCCACAGGCATGGGGGCGGCGTGCGGGGTGCCGTCCATGTCGGTCCAGGCCACGGTGGCCCCACCGAAGACCGCGGGGGCGACGTTGTCCGGGTGCCCCTCAAACTCGGTGGCCAGGCGGAACACGAGCTCGTCGCCGAGCGCCTCCGGCTCGGAGATCAGCCCCCGGGCGAGCATCAGCCCAGCCACCGCGGCGGAGGCCGAGGACCCCATTCCCCCACCGTGCGGGATGCGGTTGAAGCAGCTCATCTCGAAGCCCGCCTGGGGGGCGCCCACCGCGTCCAGGCCCGCGCGCAGGGCCCGGACCACCAGGTTGGAGTCGTCCGTGGGAACCTGCCCCTCCCCCACGCCCACCACCTTGACGTGGGTGGACCCTACCACCGGGCGCACCGTGACCTCGTCGTAGAACCGGAAGGCCATGCCGAAGGAGTCAAAACCCGGCCCCATGTTGGCGGTGGTGGCGGGTACACGCACCGCGGCCCGCTCCTGTGACAGCCTGACCGACATGGTTCACAGCCCCTCGACGCGACGGACGGACACCACTGACTCCACCCGCTCCTCCTGCTCCAGGTCGCGGACGGCAGCGTCCAGGGCCCGAACGGGGGCCACGTGGGTGACGATGGTGACCACGGCGTCCTGACCACCCACGTAGCTGGACTGGCGCACCGAGTCGATAGACACCTGGTTGCTCGCGAAGACCTGGGCCACCGCTGCCAGCGCGCCGGGAGCGTCCACCACGCGCAGCTGCACCTGGTAGCGGGTCAGGGCGTCCTGCAGGCCGAGCACCGGCAGGGCCGCGTAGGAGGACTCCCGAGGCGCCTGTCCGCCGTTGACACGGTGGGCGGCGGCGGCCACGACGTCGGAAAGGACCGCGGAGGCGGTGGGGGCGCCCCCCGCGCCCTGCCCGTAGAACATAAGGCGGCCCGCGGCCTCGGCCTCCACCAGCACGGCGTTGAAGGCCCCGCGCACGGAGGCCAGCGGGTGGTCCTTGGGCACCAGGGCCGGGTGGACGCGCACGGAGACGCCCTGGGCCAGCTCGTCGTCACGGCGCTGGGCGATGGCCAGGAGCTTGATCTCGCAGCCGGAGGCGTGGGCCTCGCGGATGTCGTCAGCGGTGACGTCGGTGATTCCCTCCACCGCTACGTCGTCCAGCCCCACCCTGGTGTGGAAGGCCAGGGAGGCGATGATGGCGCACTTGGCAGCGGCGTCCAGGCCCTCGACGTCGGCGGTGGGGTCAGCCTCCGCGTAGCCCAGCTGCTGGGCGGTGGCCAGGGCGGCGTCAAAGGACAGGCCCTTGGTACTCATCTCGTCCAGGATGAAGTTGGTGGTGCCGTTGACGACGCCCAGCACGCTGGTCACCCGGTCCCCGGCCATGGACTCGCGCAGGGCGTAGACCACGGGGATCGCCCCGGCCACGGCGGCCTCGTAGTAGAAGTCCACCTGGGCCTGGGCGGCGGCGGCGTAGAGCTCGGGGCCGTGGGCGGCGATCAGGGCCTTGTTGCCGGTTATGACTGAGGCCCCGGCGCGGAAGGCCGCCAGTATCAGGGTGCGGGCCGGCTCGATGCCGCCGATCAG
It encodes:
- the thrB gene encoding homoserine kinase — its product is MSVRLSQERAAVRVPATTANMGPGFDSFGMAFRFYDEVTVRPVVGSTHVKVVGVGEGQVPTDDSNLVVRALRAGLDAVGAPQAGFEMSCFNRIPHGGGMGSSASAAVAGLMLARGLISEPEALGDELVFRLATEFEGHPDNVAPAVFGGATVAWTDMDGTPHAAPMPVDASLPVSLLVPPESTRLSTEEARKVLPSAVPRADALFNTARAAVLMLALAGRPDLLMAGTEDRLHQQYRRRVLPDSMAVMDSLRDQGYPAVISGAGPTVLVLARLEQGTRLALERHGWSVLEPAIDLEGAYLS
- a CDS encoding homoserine dehydrogenase, which gives rise to MLVDRPVLKVGVLGAGTVGSQVVRLLLERAEDFAARSGARLHVTGVAVRDLEAPRDPAVPRELLTTDSTAVATGNDLVIELIGGIEPARTLILAAFRAGASVITGNKALIAAHGPELYAAAAQAQVDFYYEAAVAGAIPVVYALRESMAGDRVTSVLGVVNGTTNFILDEMSTKGLSFDAALATAQQLGYAEADPTADVEGLDAAAKCAIIASLAFHTRVGLDDVAVEGITDVTADDIREAHASGCEIKLLAIAQRRDDELAQGVSVRVHPALVPKDHPLASVRGAFNAVLVEAEAAGRLMFYGQGAGGAPTASAVLSDVVAAAAHRVNGGQAPRESSYAALPVLGLQDALTRYQVQLRVVDAPGALAAVAQVFASNQVSIDSVRQSSYVGGQDAVVTIVTHVAPVRALDAAVRDLEQEERVESVVSVRRVEGL